A window of Nicotiana tabacum cultivar K326 chromosome 24, ASM71507v2, whole genome shotgun sequence contains these coding sequences:
- the LOC107812348 gene encoding WRKY DNA-binding transcription factor 70-like has protein sequence MESENYTQSDLEKVTEKLNRGRELTRRLREMIKKPEADAGDVLTEDLVGKIMSSFCETLSILRSNECSEVSQIVKSTEDSSGSCKTSSLKDRRGRYKRRKTLETTIKETSTLVDDGHAWRKYGQKHILNAKYPRNYFRCTHKFDQGCEANKQVQRIQENPPLFRVTYYGHHTCKTFPKVSQMICDSPTDEDSSVLLNFNSTNNHHHFLDMMVGPVEFADLSFQF, from the exons ATGGAGTCTGAAAATTACACACAGTCTGATCTGGAAAAGGTAACTGAAAAGTTGAATCGCGGCCGGGAACTCACGCGCCGGCTAAGAGAAATGATAAAGAAACCCGAAGCAGATGCCGGAGATGTATTGACTGAGGATTTGGTGGGCAAAATCATGAGTTCATTCTGTGAGACTTTATCGATACTAAGATCTAACGAATGCAGTGAAGTTTCTCAAATTGTGAAGTCAACTGAAGACTCAAGTGGTAGTTGCAAGACTTCGTCATTGAAAGATCGACGAGGACGCTACAAAAGAAG GAAAACTTTAGAGACAACAATTAAAGAAACCTCAACTTTAGTGGATGATGGCCATGCATGGAGAAAATACGGTCAGAAGCACATTCTCAATGCCAAATATCCAAG GAACTACTTTAGGTGCACTCATAAATTTGATCAAGGATGCGAAGCAAACAAACAAGTGCAAAGAATCCAAGAAAATCCGCCACTATTTCGAGTCACGTACTATGGTCATCACACATGCAAAACTTTTCCTAAAGTTTCTCAAATGATCTGTGATTCTCCAACTGATGAAGATTCTTCTGTTCTACTTAACTTTAATTCTACCAATAATCATCACCATTTTTTGGATATGATGGTGGGACCTGTTGAATTTGCTGATTTATCTTTTCAATTTTAA